A region of Candidatus Methylacidiphilales bacterium DNA encodes the following proteins:
- the ndhC gene encoding NADH-quinone oxidoreductase subunit A translates to MIQEYLPVLIQLAFALAIAVGGIVTSILLGKRARDSKAKATAYECGKDPIGPSASRFSVKFYLVAMIFILFDIEVIFMYPWAVAFRELLGGIGMTAFWSMAAFILVLEVGHLYAYKKGVFDWNKSA, encoded by the coding sequence ATGATCCAAGAATACCTTCCGGTCCTGATCCAGTTGGCCTTCGCCCTCGCCATCGCCGTGGGGGGCATTGTGACCTCGATCCTGCTGGGCAAGCGGGCCCGCGATTCCAAGGCCAAGGCGACCGCCTATGAGTGCGGCAAGGACCCGATCGGCCCCAGCGCCAGCCGTTTTTCGGTCAAATTCTACCTCGTGGCCATGATTTTCATCCTCTTCGACATCGAGGTGATCTTCATGTACCCGTGGGCGGTCGCGTTCCGCGAACTGTTGGGTGGCATTGGCATGACCGCTTTCTGGTCCATGGCCGCTTTCATCCTGGTTCTCGAAGTGGGCCATCTCTACGCTTACAAGAAGGGCGTGTTTGACTGGAACAAGAGCGCCTGA